In one window of Deinococcus terrestris DNA:
- a CDS encoding 2,3-bisphosphoglycerate-independent phosphoglycerate mutase has protein sequence MSDLMDTIRTIAKKTDSKILMVVLDGVGGLPLTVNGDTELATAQTPNLDALALESQLGQVELVGAGITPGSGPGHLSLFGYDPLRYVVGRGALSAVGIGVHLKAGDVAVRGNFASLGVGRVIADRRAGRPSDEKNAEIVARLRAAIPEIDGTPVEIYTESEHRFVVVFRSQGVDEAGQGLGANLSDVDPQVTGVPPQTAVGGDPASERTAFLVNEFVARAEAVLADEPQVNGVLFRGYSDVPHFPSFADTYGLRAACIASYPMYKGLASLVGMDVLEVEGEEDALDGKVAALAAHWTDYDFFYFHIKKTDSTGEDGDFHAKVKKVELFDALLSRLRELQPDVLCIVGDHSTPSKLASHSWHPVPLLINSRYGRKDMAARYTEEEAGKGSLGLRRGTDVMPLLMANALKLQKYGA, from the coding sequence ATGAGCGACCTGATGGACACCATTCGCACCATCGCCAAGAAGACCGACAGCAAGATTCTGATGGTCGTGCTCGACGGCGTGGGCGGCCTGCCTCTCACGGTGAACGGCGACACCGAACTGGCGACCGCGCAGACGCCCAACCTCGACGCGCTGGCGCTGGAGTCGCAGCTCGGGCAGGTCGAACTCGTGGGCGCCGGGATCACGCCGGGGAGTGGGCCGGGGCACCTGAGCCTCTTCGGCTACGACCCGCTGCGCTACGTGGTGGGGCGCGGGGCGCTCTCGGCGGTGGGCATCGGCGTGCACCTGAAGGCCGGGGACGTGGCGGTGCGCGGCAACTTCGCCTCGCTGGGGGTAGGCCGCGTGATCGCCGACCGCCGCGCCGGGCGCCCCAGCGACGAGAAGAACGCCGAGATCGTGGCGCGGCTCAGGGCCGCCATTCCCGAGATCGACGGCACCCCGGTCGAGATCTACACCGAGTCCGAGCACCGCTTCGTGGTGGTCTTCCGCTCGCAGGGCGTGGACGAGGCCGGGCAGGGCCTGGGCGCCAACCTCAGCGACGTGGACCCACAGGTAACCGGCGTGCCGCCCCAGACGGCGGTGGGAGGCGACCCCGCCAGCGAGCGCACCGCTTTCCTCGTCAACGAGTTCGTCGCCCGCGCCGAGGCCGTGCTCGCGGACGAGCCGCAGGTCAACGGGGTGCTGTTCCGGGGCTACAGCGACGTGCCGCACTTCCCGTCCTTCGCGGACACCTACGGGCTGCGGGCCGCTTGCATCGCCTCCTATCCGATGTACAAGGGCCTCGCCAGCCTGGTGGGGATGGATGTGCTGGAAGTCGAGGGCGAAGAAGACGCGCTAGACGGCAAGGTCGCCGCGCTCGCCGCGCACTGGACCGACTACGACTTCTTCTACTTCCACATCAAGAAGACCGACTCGACCGGCGAGGACGGCGACTTCCACGCCAAGGTGAAGAAGGTGGAACTGTTCGACGCCCTGCTGTCCCGCCTGCGCGAACTCCAGCCCGACGTGCTGTGCATCGTGGGCGACCACTCCACCCCCAGCAAGCTCGCCAGCCACTCCTGGCACCCGGTGCCGCTGCTGATCAACAGCCGCTATGGCCGCAAGGATATGGCCGCCCGCTACACCGAGGAGGA
- a CDS encoding TerC family protein, with protein sequence MFGLELPPFNAETWAILGTLVLLEGLLSADNALVLAVMVRHLAVDLQRKALAYGIGGAVVLRILGVLLASYVLEYWWLRAFGALYLAYLAISHFVKKGHNEAEGVGAAKGRGFWATVVLLNLTDLAFSVDSILAGVALIPRDMPPEQGLTIVVIGGIIGLILMRFAATVFLKVLNRYPAMDNVAYALVGWIAVKLGVETLEAAHEVYPWVPTFHMPQALFWTVMAAIAIIGTFLATRKPAMSEAEAEAEAHREGVDLLETDEQIKQH encoded by the coding sequence ATGTTTGGACTCGAACTGCCCCCCTTCAATGCCGAGACCTGGGCCATTCTCGGCACGCTGGTGCTGCTCGAGGGGCTGCTGTCGGCCGACAACGCCCTCGTGCTCGCGGTGATGGTCCGGCACCTTGCCGTGGACCTGCAACGCAAGGCGCTCGCCTACGGCATCGGCGGCGCGGTCGTGCTGCGGATTCTGGGCGTGCTGCTGGCCTCCTACGTGCTGGAATACTGGTGGCTGCGGGCCTTCGGCGCCCTGTACCTCGCCTACCTCGCCATCAGCCACTTCGTCAAGAAAGGCCACAACGAGGCCGAGGGCGTCGGCGCGGCCAAGGGCCGGGGTTTCTGGGCCACGGTGGTGCTGCTCAACCTCACCGACCTCGCCTTTTCCGTGGACTCCATCCTGGCGGGCGTGGCGCTGATCCCGCGCGACATGCCGCCCGAGCAGGGCCTGACCATCGTGGTGATCGGCGGCATCATCGGCCTGATCCTGATGCGCTTCGCGGCGACGGTCTTTCTCAAGGTGCTCAACCGCTACCCGGCGATGGACAACGTGGCCTACGCCCTGGTGGGCTGGATCGCCGTCAAGCTGGGCGTGGAGACGCTGGAAGCCGCCCACGAGGTCTACCCCTGGGTGCCCACCTTTCATATGCCGCAGGCGCTGTTCTGGACCGTGATGGCCGCCATCGCCATCATCGGGACCTTTCTTGCCACCCGCAAGCCCGCCATGTCCGAAGCCGAGGCCGAGGCCGAGGCCCACCGCGAGGGCGTGGACCTGCTGGAAACTGACGAGCAGATCAAGCAACACTAG
- the trmH gene encoding tRNA (guanosine(18)-2'-O)-methyltransferase TrmH, with the protein MTPERYQKILRVLRRRQPTLTVLMDAVNKPHNLSAIVRTCDAVGVLQAHAVPPKGGQLAAFEGHTYAATSGSAHKWVPVQAHADAVTAVRELQGRGFQVLATHLSQRSVDYREPDYTRPTCVLLGAEKWGVSDEAAEAADANIVIPMFGMVQSLNVSVAAATILFEAQRQRLVAGMYDAPQLSPEDLTRLAFEWGYPDLAPGYRERGKPYPALDAQGQIV; encoded by the coding sequence ATGACGCCCGAACGCTACCAGAAGATTCTGCGGGTCCTGCGGCGGCGCCAGCCCACGCTGACGGTCCTGATGGACGCGGTCAACAAGCCGCACAACCTCTCGGCCATCGTGCGGACCTGCGACGCGGTGGGCGTCTTGCAGGCCCACGCCGTGCCCCCGAAGGGCGGGCAGCTCGCCGCGTTCGAGGGCCACACCTACGCGGCCACCTCCGGCAGCGCCCACAAGTGGGTGCCGGTGCAGGCGCACGCGGACGCGGTGACGGCGGTGCGCGAGTTGCAGGGCCGGGGCTTTCAGGTCCTCGCCACGCACCTCTCGCAGCGCAGCGTGGACTACCGCGAACCCGACTACACCCGCCCCACCTGCGTGCTGCTGGGTGCCGAGAAATGGGGGGTTTCCGATGAGGCAGCCGAGGCTGCCGACGCCAACATCGTCATTCCGATGTTCGGCATGGTCCAGAGCCTGAACGTGTCGGTGGCCGCCGCGACCATTCTGTTCGAGGCGCAGCGCCAGCGCCTCGTCGCCGGGATGTACGACGCGCCGCAGCTTTCCCCGGAGGATCTCACCCGCCTCGCCTTCGAGTGGGGGTACCCCGACCTCGCCCCCGGCTACCGCGAGCGCGGCAAACCCTACCCGGCGCTGGACGCACAGGGGCAAATCGTCTGA
- a CDS encoding peptidoglycan-binding domain-containing protein has product MKFALPLAALLASAALAAPTAKDVNRAATRAAGALDGVLRTCPVSFARVGTADKQCVGASGSAEAVRGKLSAALEGDLYGVWRSRDSQRSVYNWVRTAGGYVYLRVQPDPEGRAGSLLYFDLPPESEGGAAATQAAPRVTVKPTPTPAATTPAPRPNPAPQPTQTPRPAPAAATTAPRSLAPVPFTRTLRLQAQRMNGADVRAAQDRLIALTRPSGGGRGDGWYGPVTAATVRAFQSANGLPVTGTVDRATWTRLFSEQARTFPASSIKLP; this is encoded by the coding sequence ATGAAGTTCGCCTTGCCCCTGGCCGCCCTGTTGGCCTCTGCCGCCCTCGCCGCCCCGACGGCAAAAGACGTGAACCGGGCCGCGACCCGCGCCGCCGGAGCACTCGATGGCGTGCTGCGAACCTGCCCGGTGAGCTTTGCGCGGGTGGGCACCGCAGACAAGCAGTGCGTGGGCGCGAGTGGCAGCGCCGAAGCGGTGCGCGGCAAGCTCAGCGCGGCGCTGGAGGGCGACCTCTACGGGGTGTGGCGCAGCCGCGACAGCCAGCGCAGTGTGTACAACTGGGTCCGCACGGCGGGCGGCTACGTGTATCTGCGCGTGCAGCCTGACCCGGAAGGCCGGGCTGGATCGCTCCTCTACTTCGACTTGCCCCCCGAGAGCGAGGGCGGCGCGGCAGCGACCCAAGCCGCGCCCCGCGTGACGGTGAAGCCCACGCCCACTCCGGCGGCCACGACGCCAGCGCCCCGGCCAAATCCCGCACCCCAGCCCACCCAGACGCCCCGCCCGGCTCCGGCTGCTGCGACGACCGCGCCCCGCTCGCTCGCTCCAGTCCCCTTCACACGGACCCTGCGGCTGCAAGCCCAGCGCATGAACGGCGCCGACGTCCGCGCGGCGCAGGACCGCCTGATCGCCCTGACCCGGCCCAGTGGCGGCGGTCGCGGCGATGGCTGGTACGGCCCGGTGACGGCGGCGACGGTGCGGGCCTTCCAGTCGGCCAATGGCCTCCCGGTGACGGGCACGGTGGACCGCGCGACCTGGACGCGGCTGTTCAGCGAGCAGGCCCGGACCTTCCCGGCCAGCAGCATCAAGTTGCCCTGA
- the lpdA gene encoding dihydrolipoyl dehydrogenase — protein MTKQMDFDVLVIGAGPGGYHAAIRAAQLGLKVACAERESVGGVCLNVGCIPTKALLHAGEQMAAARHASEFGLTFGEQTLNVAQLNGWKDGIVKKLTGGVSSLFKANKVTSLKGQASFVDEHTVQVGDQTYTAANIIIATGSEPARLPGIEVDQQRIVDSTGALVVPDPIPARMLCVGGGVISFEFAHVYNNLGSQVRIIEFLPTIIPGADADAVREFGRAMKKQGIEFETQTKANSAVQKDDGIHVEIENVKTGEKRVEVFDRVLVAVGRRPRTDGLNAQAAGVHVTDRGFIPADEQQRTNVPHIYSIGDVASNPMLAHKAMKEGLVAAEVIAGKPAAQDAVAIPGVVYTSPELAWVGLTELEAKEKGYEVKIGVFPLSASGRAMTLQQTDGFVKMVVEKDTDLLLGVHIVGPHASDMLGEASLALEMAATATDVALTIHAHPTLGETMLEAAEAVHKQAIHIMNR, from the coding sequence ATGACCAAGCAGATGGACTTTGACGTGCTCGTGATCGGGGCCGGGCCGGGCGGCTACCACGCGGCGATCCGCGCGGCGCAGCTCGGGCTGAAGGTGGCCTGCGCCGAGCGCGAGTCGGTGGGCGGCGTGTGCCTCAACGTGGGGTGTATCCCCACCAAGGCCCTGCTGCACGCGGGCGAGCAGATGGCGGCGGCCCGCCACGCCTCCGAGTTCGGCCTGACCTTCGGCGAGCAGACGCTGAACGTCGCCCAGCTCAACGGCTGGAAGGACGGCATCGTGAAGAAGCTCACCGGCGGCGTGAGCAGCCTGTTCAAGGCGAACAAGGTCACGTCCCTGAAGGGCCAGGCCTCCTTCGTGGACGAGCACACCGTCCAGGTGGGGGACCAGACCTACACAGCGGCGAACATCATCATCGCCACCGGGTCCGAACCCGCCCGGCTGCCCGGCATCGAGGTGGACCAGCAGCGCATCGTGGACTCGACGGGGGCGCTCGTCGTGCCTGACCCCATTCCCGCGCGGATGCTGTGCGTGGGCGGCGGCGTGATCAGCTTCGAGTTCGCGCACGTGTACAACAACCTCGGCTCCCAGGTCCGCATCATCGAATTCCTGCCCACCATCATCCCCGGCGCCGACGCCGACGCCGTGCGCGAGTTCGGCAGGGCGATGAAGAAACAGGGCATCGAGTTCGAGACCCAGACCAAGGCCAACAGCGCCGTGCAAAAGGACGACGGCATCCACGTCGAGATCGAGAACGTGAAGACCGGCGAGAAGCGGGTGGAGGTCTTCGACCGCGTGCTGGTGGCCGTCGGCCGCCGTCCCCGCACCGACGGCCTGAACGCGCAGGCGGCAGGCGTGCACGTGACCGACCGGGGCTTTATCCCCGCCGACGAGCAGCAGCGCACCAACGTGCCGCACATCTATTCCATCGGGGACGTGGCGAGCAACCCCATGCTGGCCCACAAGGCGATGAAGGAGGGCCTCGTCGCCGCCGAGGTCATCGCCGGGAAGCCCGCTGCGCAGGACGCCGTCGCCATCCCCGGCGTGGTCTACACCTCGCCCGAACTCGCCTGGGTGGGCCTGACTGAACTGGAAGCGAAGGAAAAGGGCTACGAGGTCAAGATCGGCGTGTTCCCCCTCTCGGCGTCGGGCCGCGCGATGACCCTGCAGCAGACCGACGGCTTCGTGAAGATGGTCGTGGAAAAGGACACCGACCTGCTGCTCGGCGTGCATATCGTCGGGCCGCACGCGTCGGACATGCTGGGGGAGGCCAGCCTCGCGCTGGAGATGGCCGCGACCGCCACCGATGTGGCCCTGACCATCCATGCCCACCCCACCCTGGGCGAGACGATGCTGGAGGCCGCCGAGGCCGTCCACAAGCAGGCGATTCACATCATGAACCGCTGA
- the hemW gene encoding radical SAM family heme chaperone HemW — translation MPAPVLDPTVRHLYVHVPFCPTICPYCDFHVLTRRAGLVERYLERVEEEAARLADEYPVDLDTVYIGGGTPSFLRDAEITALVGSVRRHLGWGRAENTLEINPGTVSPARAALWRDLGFGRASVGVQSLDDATLKFLGRQHDARQAREAVATLVETGFRVSGDLITAVPGQPLESDIRGLVELGVGHVSAYTLTIEPGTEFARRGVTVEEDDERRGFEETEARLTDLGFSRYEISNYARPGQESRHNLAYWEGRTYLGLGPGAAGHYPATPGGEVLTLRRTNPHLHDWLTGEGGEAEAITPEEYVTDALFMGLRLRAGLDLADLSRRSGVDMRTRYATPLAANVERGLLMLEGDRLRATPGGWWVLNRVVTDFLEA, via the coding sequence GTGCCCGCGCCCGTCCTCGACCCCACCGTCCGTCACCTGTACGTCCACGTCCCCTTCTGCCCGACCATCTGCCCCTACTGCGACTTCCACGTCCTGACGCGGCGGGCCGGGCTGGTCGAGCGGTATCTGGAGCGGGTGGAGGAGGAAGCGGCGCGGCTGGCGGACGAGTACCCGGTGGACCTCGATACCGTCTATATCGGCGGCGGGACGCCCAGCTTCCTGCGCGACGCGGAAATCACGGCGCTGGTGGGAAGCGTGCGCCGTCACCTGGGTTGGGGCCGTGCCGAGAACACGCTGGAAATTAATCCCGGCACGGTTAGCCCGGCGCGGGCGGCCTTGTGGCGTGACCTCGGGTTCGGCCGCGCCTCGGTGGGCGTGCAGAGCCTCGACGACGCCACCCTGAAGTTTCTGGGCCGCCAGCACGACGCCCGGCAGGCGCGGGAGGCCGTCGCAACGCTGGTAGAGACAGGCTTCCGGGTCAGCGGCGACCTCATCACGGCGGTGCCGGGGCAACCGCTGGAGAGTGACATTCGTGGCCTCGTCGAGCTGGGCGTGGGCCATGTCAGCGCCTACACCCTCACCATCGAACCGGGCACCGAGTTCGCCCGCCGGGGCGTGACGGTGGAGGAGGACGACGAGCGCCGGGGCTTCGAGGAGACGGAAGCCCGCCTCACCGACCTGGGCTTCTCCCGTTACGAGATCAGCAACTACGCCCGCCCCGGTCAGGAGTCGCGCCACAACCTCGCCTACTGGGAGGGGCGCACGTATCTGGGGCTGGGGCCGGGAGCGGCGGGGCACTATCCGGCCACTCCGGGCGGTGAGGTCCTGACCCTGCGGCGCACCAACCCTCACCTGCACGACTGGCTCACGGGGGAGGGGGGAGAGGCCGAGGCCATCACCCCCGAGGAGTACGTCACCGACGCTCTGTTCATGGGGCTACGGCTGCGGGCGGGGCTGGACCTGGCCGACCTCTCGCGGCGCAGCGGGGTGGACATGCGGACGCGGTATGCCACGCCCCTCGCGGCGAACGTGGAACGCGGCCTACTCATGCTGGAGGGAGACCGCTTGAGGGCCACCCCGGGGGGCTGGTGGGTGCTCAACCGGGTGGTGACGGACTTTCTGGAGGCGTAG
- a CDS encoding HIT family protein, whose translation MHNHAPESYDCPFCDVVRGVPRPLPYTQLEDIVRRGELVTAFISSCWWPNNPGHVVIVPNEHFENLYELPAHYGAAIHDMSRVIALALKAVCGCDGISTRQHNEPSGGQDVWHYHLQVFPRYMDDNLYVLTPERRTTTPEERRPYAERLRAFLTQQPSV comes from the coding sequence ATGCACAACCACGCCCCAGAGTCCTACGACTGCCCCTTTTGCGATGTCGTGCGGGGCGTACCGCGCCCCCTGCCCTACACTCAGCTGGAAGACATCGTGCGGCGTGGCGAACTCGTCACGGCCTTCATCTCCTCCTGCTGGTGGCCCAACAATCCGGGCCACGTCGTGATCGTGCCCAACGAGCACTTCGAGAACCTGTATGAGCTTCCCGCACATTATGGGGCGGCTATACACGACATGTCCCGCGTGATCGCCCTGGCCCTCAAAGCTGTCTGCGGCTGTGACGGCATCTCCACTCGCCAGCACAATGAACCCAGTGGAGGGCAGGACGTGTGGCATTACCACCTCCAAGTCTTTCCGCGCTACATGGATGACAACCTCTACGTCCTCACCCCGGAGCGGCGCACGACGACACCGGAGGAGCGGCGGCCGTATGCGGAGCGTCTGCGGGCCTTCCTGACCCAGCAACCATCCGTCTGA
- a CDS encoding helix-turn-helix domain-containing protein, which translates to MTETAPPLSAPEAGEFLRRKLRERGLTQAQLAARAGIPDPGYLSHLLKGRVNVAGSKYLRAIAGVLGLTAGELRRINPALVVEEVALPALPSPDIPEGLREAGERYAAVDPLIAHPKVQAALAQAGNFYGRGPQTAPEWFRYFTSVREWIEVDP; encoded by the coding sequence ATGACCGAGACGGCTCCCCCCCTGAGTGCCCCCGAAGCGGGCGAGTTCCTGCGGCGCAAGCTGCGGGAACGGGGGCTGACGCAAGCTCAGCTCGCGGCGCGGGCGGGGATTCCCGACCCCGGGTACCTCAGCCACCTGCTGAAGGGGCGGGTCAACGTGGCCGGGTCCAAGTACCTGCGGGCCATCGCGGGGGTGCTGGGGCTGACAGCGGGGGAACTGCGGCGGATCAACCCGGCGCTGGTGGTAGAGGAGGTCGCGCTCCCCGCCCTCCCCTCCCCGGACATTCCCGAGGGACTGCGTGAGGCGGGCGAGCGGTACGCGGCGGTCGATCCGCTGATCGCGCACCCGAAGGTGCAAGCGGCGCTGGCGCAGGCCGGGAACTTCTACGGGCGCGGGCCGCAGACCGCGCCGGAGTGGTTCCGGTACTTCACCAGCGTGCGCGAGTGGATCGAGGTGGACCCGTGA
- a CDS encoding ImmA/IrrE family metallo-endopeptidase, which produces MSELGAAFLEFVDRVHAAHGYETDFWRLAASLDIPVAPGPFSSTVSLPRTVITLEEGVYRSERTFVKMHEVSHALLRDSGIETELRWQADSPEDFRAQVEAYCNYGAAQLQMPGPLLDEALRRYGVSPGAVLHLAEVSRTSLPVAMRRLVYGRLEPDAHRAAFVTQRSYVRDVASANIALDFGVGTRIPEIALRRQDARLRRVPREYGTGLTLGTVAW; this is translated from the coding sequence GTGAGCGAACTGGGGGCGGCCTTTCTGGAGTTCGTGGACCGGGTGCACGCCGCGCACGGCTACGAGACCGATTTCTGGAGGCTGGCGGCCAGCCTGGATATTCCGGTGGCACCGGGGCCGTTCAGCAGCACGGTATCGCTGCCGCGCACGGTGATCACGCTGGAGGAAGGCGTGTACCGCAGCGAGCGCACCTTCGTGAAGATGCACGAGGTCAGCCACGCCCTGCTGCGCGACAGCGGCATTGAGACCGAGTTGCGCTGGCAGGCCGACTCGCCGGAGGACTTCCGCGCCCAGGTCGAGGCCTACTGCAACTACGGGGCCGCCCAGCTCCAGATGCCGGGGCCGCTGCTGGACGAAGCCCTGCGCCGCTATGGGGTCAGCCCCGGCGCCGTGCTGCACTTGGCCGAGGTCAGCCGCACCAGCCTGCCGGTGGCGATGCGGCGCCTGGTCTACGGCCGCCTCGAACCCGACGCGCACCGCGCCGCTTTCGTGACCCAGCGCAGCTACGTGCGCGACGTGGCGAGCGCCAACATTGCCCTCGATTTCGGGGTGGGCACCCGCATCCCCGAGATCGCCCTGCGCCGCCAGGATGCCCGGCTGCGGCGGGTGCCGCGCGAGTACGGAACGGGGCTGACCCTGGGAACGGTGGCGTGGTGA
- the mqnP gene encoding menaquinone biosynthesis prenyltransferase MqnP, with the protein MNAAARVKTYLDLVKFEHTVFALPFAYAGMLLASMEVNGTGWPGWEVLLWVTVAMAGARTAAMAANRVIDRFIDARNPRTSGREVPSGKVRPTQAWGLVVGSLAVMAYAAAQLNPLCLLLLPLAVLFLIGYPYTKRYTWLCHAWLGVTDGAAAAGGWIAVTGEFAPGAWLLWAVVIFWMIGLDVIYATLDYRFDRQNGIQSIPARFGIPRALRIAAASHALTFGLLLAVGVVTGASVWYYLAALVMGGILLYEHRIVNPDDLGRVNVAFFDANMWLALTMLAGVILDVMWRTLT; encoded by the coding sequence GTGAACGCGGCGGCCCGTGTCAAGACCTACCTCGACCTCGTGAAGTTCGAACACACCGTGTTCGCGCTGCCCTTCGCCTACGCGGGAATGCTGCTCGCCAGCATGGAGGTGAACGGCACCGGCTGGCCCGGCTGGGAGGTGCTGCTGTGGGTCACCGTGGCGATGGCCGGGGCACGCACCGCCGCGATGGCCGCCAACCGGGTGATCGACCGCTTCATCGATGCCCGCAATCCCCGCACCTCGGGCCGCGAGGTTCCCAGCGGCAAGGTCCGCCCCACGCAGGCGTGGGGGCTGGTGGTGGGCAGCCTCGCGGTGATGGCGTATGCGGCGGCGCAGCTCAACCCCCTGTGCCTCTTGCTGTTGCCGCTGGCGGTGCTGTTTTTGATCGGCTACCCGTACACCAAGCGCTACACCTGGCTGTGCCACGCCTGGCTGGGCGTCACCGACGGGGCGGCGGCGGCGGGCGGCTGGATCGCGGTGACGGGCGAGTTCGCGCCCGGCGCGTGGCTGCTGTGGGCGGTCGTGATCTTCTGGATGATCGGGCTGGACGTGATCTACGCGACCCTCGATTACCGCTTCGACCGCCAGAACGGCATTCAGAGCATTCCTGCCCGCTTCGGCATCCCCCGCGCCCTGCGGATCGCCGCCGCGAGCCACGCCCTCACCTTTGGGCTGCTGCTTGCGGTGGGCGTGGTCACGGGGGCGAGCGTGTGGTATTACCTCGCCGCGCTCGTCATGGGGGGCATCTTGCTGTACGAGCACCGCATCGTGAATCCCGACGACCTCGGGCGGGTCAATGTGGCCTTTTTCGATGCGAACATGTGGCTGGCCCTTACCATGCTGGCGGGCGTCATCCTGGACGTGATGTGGCGCACCCTGACCTGA
- a CDS encoding adenylate/guanylate cyclase domain-containing protein — MTHLLLPLPAEPSAPEEACLVMTDLVGSTRIAHRLSLGAYAALMAEFVQVLMLSFEVHGGQVLQHQGDAVLALWPAEAAQQALRAAVGAHDRAAGLGLAGALGLQLRVRSGVAAGEVVTGMVGGQPSAYGLPVNYARRLCDAANPGETLVCGAAARALGPGVPLLPRTLPPLRGFGPHSQAYRVLVPAAPAATPMKTG, encoded by the coding sequence ATGACGCACCTTCTGCTGCCGCTGCCCGCCGAGCCTTCTGCGCCCGAGGAAGCGTGCCTGGTCATGACGGATCTGGTGGGCAGCACCCGCATCGCGCACAGGCTGTCGCTGGGCGCCTACGCCGCGCTGATGGCCGAGTTCGTGCAGGTGCTGATGCTGAGTTTCGAGGTGCATGGGGGGCAGGTGCTGCAGCACCAGGGCGACGCGGTGCTGGCCCTGTGGCCCGCCGAGGCGGCGCAGCAGGCCCTGCGAGCAGCGGTGGGCGCCCATGACCGGGCCGCGGGGCTCGGACTGGCCGGGGCGCTGGGCCTGCAGCTCCGGGTGCGTTCAGGAGTCGCGGCGGGCGAGGTCGTCACCGGCATGGTGGGCGGGCAGCCCAGCGCGTACGGCCTTCCCGTCAACTACGCCCGGCGCCTGTGCGACGCGGCCAACCCCGGCGAGACGCTGGTCTGCGGGGCGGCGGCCCGTGCGCTGGGTCCCGGCGTGCCGTTGCTGCCCCGCACCCTGCCGCCCCTGCGGGGATTTGGCCCCCACAGCCAGGCGTACCGGGTGCTGGTGCCCGCCGCCCCAGCCGCGACCCCCATGAAAACTGGTTAA
- a CDS encoding response regulator transcription factor, whose amino-acid sequence MERKPLVLVIEDEKDIARFIELELAAEGYATEVAFDGVTGLSKFREVNPDLVILDLMLPVLDGLEVARRIRKTSNTPIIILTAKDGIQDKVEGLDSGADDYLIKPFSIEELLARVRAHLRRVNPAVTGEVRVADLVMNLDGREIFRGGRRVELSAKEFELLELLARNPGKVFSRFEIEEKVWPEYTGGSNVVDVYIGYLRRKLEEGGERRLIHTVRGVGYVLREE is encoded by the coding sequence ATGGAACGCAAGCCTCTGGTCCTCGTTATCGAGGATGAAAAAGACATTGCCCGCTTTATCGAGCTGGAGCTGGCCGCCGAAGGGTATGCCACCGAGGTGGCCTTTGACGGCGTGACCGGCCTGAGCAAGTTCCGCGAGGTCAACCCGGACCTCGTGATCCTCGACCTGATGCTGCCTGTGCTCGACGGCCTGGAGGTCGCCCGGCGCATCCGCAAGACCAGCAACACGCCCATCATCATCCTGACGGCCAAAGACGGCATTCAGGACAAAGTCGAGGGGCTGGACTCGGGCGCCGACGACTACCTCATCAAGCCCTTTTCCATCGAAGAACTGCTCGCCCGCGTCCGTGCCCATCTGCGCCGGGTGAACCCCGCCGTCACAGGAGAGGTGCGGGTGGCCGACCTGGTGATGAACCTCGACGGGCGCGAGATTTTCCGGGGCGGGCGGCGGGTCGAGCTGTCGGCCAAGGAGTTTGAGCTGCTCGAGCTGCTCGCACGCAATCCCGGCAAGGTCTTCTCCCGCTTCGAGATCGAGGAAAAAGTCTGGCCCGAGTACACCGGGGGCAGCAATGTGGTCGACGTGTATATCGGCTACCTGCGCCGCAAGCTTGAAGAAGGCGGCGAGCGGCGCCTGATTCACACCGTGCGCGGGGTGGGGTACGTGCTGCGCGAGGAGTAA